From a region of the Corythoichthys intestinalis isolate RoL2023-P3 chromosome 7, ASM3026506v1, whole genome shotgun sequence genome:
- the LOC130919499 gene encoding regulator of G-protein signaling 21-like → MPSLITAKHFIMDRDDKKRNKNIGKNFMCRLQCMFSHSSSAESRLTLEDTQQWSQSLERLLDSKYGLAAFRNFLKSEYSDENIEFWLTCEDYKKIKSSFRMASKAKKIYEQFIKAESPKEINIDYHTREQIKRSVKSPTIYCFDDAQKIVYGLMERDSYPRFLRSDIYRTLLENLSADATKG, encoded by the exons ATGCCAAGCCTAATTACCGCAAAGCACTTCATCATGGACAGAGATGACAAGAAGCGAAACAAGAACAT TGGAAAGAACTTCATGTGCAGGCTCCAGTGCATGTTCTCACACTCATCAAGCGCTGAGAG CAGGCTAACTTTAGAAGATACCCAACAATGGTCACAGTCTTTGGAAAGGCTTCTGGATTCAAAAT ATGGATTAGCTGCATTTCGCAACTTTCTGAAATCTGAATACAGTGATGAGAATATTGAATTTTGGCTCACCTGTGAGGACTACAAGAAGATCAAGTCTTCATTCCGAATGGCGTCAAAAGCCAAGAAAATCTATGAACAATTTATCAAAGCTGAATCCCCGAAAGAG ATCAACATTGACTATCACACCCGGGAGCAGATCAAAAGAAGCGTCAAAAGTCCCACCATATACTGTTTTGATGATGCCCAGAAGATCGTTTATGGGCTAATGGAAAGAGACTCATACCCGCGGTTTCTACGGTCAGACATTTACAGAACTCTCCTCGAAAACCTTTCAGCTGATGCCACAAAAGGATGA